The DNA region CGGTCCGGGTGGCCCGTCCCCGAGGCTCCCGCCGTACACACCGAGGCGGGCCCACATGGCCTTGGTGCGGGACGGACCCAGGTCCGCCCCGCCGCGCCCGGTGGCGCCGCCCACGATCAGCGGGGCCGGAACACCCGCCTGAGCTGCCCACTCCTCGGCGTGCGGCCATCCCCCCGAGGCCATCGACGGCAGCAGGGTCTCGCCGAGGGTCGGACGCCGCCCCTCAAGCGGGCCCGGCCACGAGAAGCGCTTCATGTCCGCGGCGGACATGGCCGCCGCGAAGACGTGCACCCTGTTCTGCGGGACGTTGAAGTGGACGGCCTGGAGCTCACCCCAGTCGAGCTCGAAGCCGAACTCCTCGACCAGTTCGAGGAGCATGGACCTGGCATCCTCGAACTTCGGCTTCTCCTTGAAGTCCGGGATGTTCTCCAGCACCAGAATCCGGGGCCGAACGGCCCGCGCCAGCCGTAGGGCTCCCTCCAGCGCGTCCCTGGGGTCACTGGTGGCGCGCTGCCGCCCCGCCGAAGTGTAGGGGGACCGCGGAAGTCCGCAGACCAGGAGGTCGGCGCCGGTCCCGAGCACCGGATCGCCCGGGTCGACGGACGCCAGATCGCCCGTCATCACCCGCCACGCGGGGCGATTGATCCGAAGCGTGTCGCAGCTGTCCTTGTCGATCTCCACCGCTGCGGCGATGTCGAAGCCCGCCTGCTCCAGTCCAAGGGCCAGGCCGCCCACCCCGGCGCACAGGTCTATGGCCGTGGGCCGTCGCCCGTCCGACGAGGCCGCGTCGGACGACGCCGCGACCGCCGGTCCGCCCGCAGCCGGCCGCGGCCCGGGGACCGTCGCCGGGACGACGGGGGCGTCGCGCCGGCCCGCGCCTTCCGCCACGCCGGTGGTCGCCCGCAACGACTCGGCGACCAGGGCCCTCAACTCGTCGTCCAGGTCCTCCTCACCGAGCGCGTCGAACGAGACGAAGGCCCTGAGCCGAAGGATCCGCTTGAGGAAGTCGCGAAAGACCGTCCGGTCGGCGACCTCCTCCTCCTCGGGGATGTCGAACTCCTGCCAGACGCGGAGAATGCCGCAGACCAGGTGCGCGCTGGCCCCAATGGAGGTACGTCTGGCGAAAACCTGGTCGAACGCCTCTTCCCCCAGCACCGCGAGAGCGTCGAAGAGGTCCTCCCGGTCCAGCCTCTCGCCGCCGACAAGGTGCGCCCGCCACCAGAGGCGCCCGAACACGTGGCGGGTGATGTCGCGGCCGGTGACCCGTCGGGGGTTGAAGCCGGGGAAGCGCCACGCCGCGACGTCGGGCATGACCACCAGCGACAGAAAGGCCCACAGTTGTGGGGAGAGGGCCTCGGCCGGCATGATGCCGGCCTCCTGGTAGAGGATCTGCGCCACGTCCATGTCGAAGCGCGCCGCGTCCCGACGGCTCGGCGGCCTGCTCGACGCCTGCGGGTACCCGTTCTCGGTGGCCTTGGCCACGATCGCGGATCGAAGCACCGCCAACCGGTCGGCGGGCAGCCGGCTTCCGCCGGTCGCCGCGTAGTACATGGAGGGGTGGGCGACGGCCGCCCGGCCGGCCAGCGCCTCGGGTGTCTCCCCGAGGTGTTCCGCATACAGCTCGTCGATCGCCGACGGCAGCAGCTGCGGCATGAGAAAGACCATCAGGAATCCTTTGCGAACAGCCCGACGGCGCCCTGAACGCGGGCGGAGAAGAGCGACGGCTCGCTCTCGTGGAGCCGACGGAGTCCGTCCAACGAGGTGTCGGGGAAGCGGGTGCGCACGATCCCGAGCAGGAGGTGCCCCAGGGTCTCCGGCTCGTACTGCGAGTCGTCACGCAGCTCCGGGTTGCGGACCGCGTGCTCGATCAGCAACCGGACCACGTCCGCCTGCACGGCGGCGTGGATCAGGCGGTCCGAGGCCGACGGCTGGCCGGCGCGCTGCATGGCCTCAAGGACCGGCGGGACCCTGCTGTTCACCAGAAGGACCATCGCCCCCATGGCGGCGGCCGCAGGATCCGGCCCCACAGACAGGTACCACGGCGCGTCGGCCGGATACCCCTGCGCCTCGAAGTCGACAACCGTCATCGGGAACTGGGAGTCGTCGCCCTGTAGACGGACCTGTGCCTCGTCGCACCACAGCACCGAGCCCGCGCGGCGCGCGGTGAGCGGGGCGGCGTCCGGGACCCTCGCCGCGAGCACGAGCTGGGTGTCGAGCGTCAGAACGCCACCGCTGTCACGGCCCCGCACGGTGAAGGCGATCGGAACGGTCAGAGCGCCATGCGCGGGAAGCGGGACGTGCTCGGCCCGTACCCGCAGGCCCGAACCCGAGGAGCTCCAGACGACCGCCAGCGCCAGCCGCGCGTCCGCCGGAAGGCCTACGGACTCCCGGACGGCGTCGACGTCAATGCGGACCTCGCGCTCCAACCGAAGGTCGAACTGGTAGTCCCAGCCCGGCACATAGGGCGGCAGCGGACCACGCCCCTCCCCGTCCAGCCGAACCATCCACCCCTCGGCGCCGATGTCCCCCGCGCGCGGACGACGGTAGGGATGCACCTGACGGACGCTCACAAGGCCTCGCCTTCGGCGCTTACGGCCATCTCGGTGACGGTGTCGGGAGCGGGGGTGACAACGAGCGACCACACGCGGTCGTCCCCCTCCGTGACGCTCAATACAGGCGAGGCGACCAGCGGGCCCGCCTCGGGCAGCCAGCCGACGACCTCCGGTACCGCCGCCCCCTCCGGTGGGGTGTCCTCGCGTCCGCCCCCGCCAACCGCGACGGCCAGCACGGCGCTCACCTCCTGGGCACCGGGGTCGAGCAGCTGAAAACGCTGGATCAGCACCGGGGCACCGGAGAGGGTGTCCAGACGGGCCTCGTCCAGGTAGCGTACCCGCGCAGTGCGCCGACCGTGGCCCGCGCCCGGTGCGAAGCCCTGACCGGCGTTGTGGCGCGCCCCGGCGCCGCCCGCGCCGGAATCGTTGCGCCCAGGCCGGGCCGGCGGGGTGAACACGGACGCCCCTCCCTGACCCGGCGCCCCGGTCATGAGGCCCGACATCAGCCGGCTCATGTGGGCCAGGGAGACGCCCTCCCCCACCTCGTCGGTCGGTGTGCGGGGCGTCGCCGCCTCCCGCATCTCCCGCTTGACCTCTCTGAGGGCCTGGTTCGCGAGACGGTGGTCGTCACCGGATAGCTTCTCCACGAGCCAGTCGTCGTGGGTGGCGGGCTCGCTGGCGGCGAAGGCCCGGTCCATGCCCGAGTCGGCGCGGAAGACTGCGGCGTAGCCCATCGCCTCCTCGGCCGGGGCCGGTCCCTCCAGGTACCTCACCACCAGGTCGACGGGGCGCATCAGACACGTGTGATGGACCCGTTCGACGACGCCCGCCTGCCTGGCCACCTCCGAGGGCCGCCCCATCGGATTGATGAGCGGCTTCAGGCCGAAGGTGCCCAGCGTCCGCTTGAGACCCCGGTGTTCGACGGTTCTGTCCATCGCCCGGTACGCGTGGACGAAGGGCGCCAAATGGGGCACGGTCGTGGGATCCGCCACCGGCACCTCCCGGCCCTCGTTGACCACGGACAGCCGCAACTGCGGCCTGCCGTCCGCCCCGGGCAACATCTTGGGCCACAGGTTCCACACCATCGCGTCGGCGATCCAGCGCATCGCCTCGTCCGCGTCGCGTTCGCCAAGGACCGGGTCGACAATCGCGACGGTGGTGCCCGTGGCCCCCTCGGGGAACGGGTGCAGCCCAAGCCGCCGGGCCACGTCGTCGGCCTCCGCGCCGACCAGCGGCTCGACGTACTTGAGGCCGCCCTGCCCGGCCCCGTCCCTGACATCACCCCAGTAGTGGCGACCGGTGAACGACTTGACGCCGTGGACGGTCTCGGTGGCGTACTTCTCGTGGATGGCCCACCCGATCAGGCGGGTCTCAAGTCGCCCGGCCACCCTGCACCGGGTGTGGACCAGCACGGTGTGCGCGGCGGAGGCCAGATGGAACACGACCTTGCCGGCTCCGTACGTACCACCCCGGTTCTCAGCGTCCTGCGAGTCTCCGATGTTGCGTACGAAGGCGACGAAGTCGGACGATTCGTCCGACACCACGTCGGCCCGGGTGGGACCACCGAGCCCCTTCGTGCCCAGGTCCGTGACGGTGAGCATTCTCGGAGCCCCGCGCTGAAGCGAGGGGCGCAGCGGCAGGTGCGCGGGCGTCGGGGCGCCCTGCTCAAGCAGCCTTCTCCACATGGGCGACTCGGAGGGGCGCAGAGTGCGGAGCTCGACCCGGTAGTCGACCGGGCCGTCGCCGGTACGGGCGTCCCAGCTGTTCTGGACCGACTCGCGGACGAGGAGCGTCAACCCGTCGAGTCCCGTGGCGTCGAGGCGGCGCAGCAACGAGGCACCGCCGCTGCCGCCACCCGGGCCGTGCTGTTCGGACAGCCATCGCGGTGCGGTCAAAGCGGCCCCCCGACCCGTGCGAGGAGATGGTCGACCTCGGCCTCCGCAAGCGGTTCGGTCTGCACGCCGCCGAGGTCGACGGTGTAGGCGACGTCCGACACTCCTGCGGGCACCCCGCCGACGACCGACGTCGGGGTCATACGCGGGAACCTCTCGTCGACCCGGTACCACCTGCTCTCGACCGGCCGCAGCCGCCGCTCGTACTGGTGATCGCCGACGACGGGTCGGTACCCGGCCCGCATCAGCTTGGAGAGAAGCTCGTGCTGGTCGTCGCAAAGGTCCCGGACGCGCTGGACCAGTTCGGGCAGGCTCGGACCGTCGGGGTGGTCCTCAAAGCGGTGCCAGCCCAGCAGGAGATCCCCGCCGGCCGGCTCCTCCAACTGGTCGAGGCCGTGCACCTGGACCAGCCTGCGTTCCGACGTCCCGGCGGTGCTCTTCACCTCGACCGCGTGGCGACCGTCCGTGAAGTCGTGCCGGCCGCCCTCGGGGCCCGCCCAGTAGCGGGTGGCACCCGGATCGGCCTCCAGCATCCTCGACAGCACGGTCAACTCGCCGTACAGGCCGACGAGCTGCTCCTGGGTGAGAGCCCTCGGGCCACCCGCGAAGAGCCTGCGCCAACGGTCGACGACGGCCAGCGCCGTTCGGTACGGACGCTCGCCGTCCGCCTCCAACGCCACCAGGACGTCGCGGCAGAGCCCGGTGAAGACGTCGTCGAGTTCGCGCAGCGAGCAGGTGATGTCCGCGTACCTGCCGTAGCTCTCGTCGTCTTGCAGGGGGCGCTCGAAGATGCGCAGCGCCGCCCCGACCGCGCCCCCGGTGATCGTCTGACGGCGCTGAAGCGGTATCAGCAGGTGCCGGAAGCCGTGGCCGTCCACCGCGGCGAGCAGCCGCCCGAAGTCGGTGTCGACGGGGAGCGCCGATGTGCGCACGACGTCCGCCCGGCCGGACGCGGCACCGCCGAGCGCCGCCCAGTGCTCCTCAAGGAGGTCCTGAAGACCGCGCCCGGATGTCACAGCTGCTCCTCGTAGAGGGCCGCCGCGAGGTCCTCCTCCGGCAGGGCGTCCAGGTCGTCGTCGGGCACGACGCCCGAGAGGTCCGCGCTGAACCACTCGACCCGGGTGTCCTCGCCCCGCGGCACCGGGAACACCATTCCCACCCCGATGACGTGTTCCACGGCGTCCAACGGCAGACGCTCCTTGCGTCGGGTGGGGGACGTCCGGTCGATCGGGTAGAGCACGAGCAGGCCGGTGTCGGGCGACTGGGCCTGCCGCGCCTGCTTGAGCATGTCCTCGGTGATCTTCTGTCCGACCCACTTCTCCAGGTCGAGGTCGACGCCGGCGTCGATCGGGTTCATCAGGGTCTTGATGTCCGCCGCGGCGGGGTCCCCGGTCTTCTGCTTCGCACGGACGATCCGGTCGACCGCGACACCGGGCACGAACTCGTAGCGGGTGTCGGCCGAGCCGGTCGGCGCGTTGCCGACGACCGCGACGTTCCAACGACGGAGCGAGCCGCCGTTTCCGGTGCGCGTCCGCCGCTCGATGTACTCCCTGATCAGCCGCGTGTCGCAGTCGATCGACTTCTCGTGGAAGCGGTACGAGTCGAGGAACCTGAGAACGGACGCGTGGGACACGTTGCGCAGGAGGTGTCTGCCCGGCCTGCCTCGGGCGGCGAGATCCTCGTGGCGGGCGCCGTCGAGCCTCAACGCGTCGTCCAGGAGGTCGCGGGCGGCGTTCTGGTTTCCGCGCAGCCACTCGGCGTCGTGGGCGTGGAAGTAACGTGTCTGAACACGCTGCCCGCCGTAGGAGGAGCTCGCCCTGATGGCGTCACGCATCTTCGTCGCCGCGGTGATCCGCAGCGCCGGGTGGCTACGCAGCCGGACCGCGAAGGTGAGCGGCGTCTCGTCCTCCACCAGGTAGCGGTCGATGTCGCGACGCATCTCGGACTCGACGGTGGCGATGTGGCGGAACCAGTCACGGAGGTCGTCGGTCATCCACACCCGGGGCAGATCGGCGTACCCCTTGCGGAAGCCGAACCACCGCCCCATCTGCAGCAGCGTGTCGTAGGTCGAGGCACCCCGGACGAAGTAGCTGACGACCAACCCCTCCAGGGTCAGCCCGCGCGAGAGGGTGTTGCCGCCGACGGCGATCGCCGTGACCGGGCCGCTCTCGTAGTCGAGGCGTTCCACGCTGGTGGAGTTGTCCAGGATGACCCGGCAGTCCGCGAGGACGGCCGGGAGGTGCTTCAGCAGCCCGTCGAAGGAGGTCGCCTCCTCGCCGAACTCATCGGCCGCCACCCGTCCCGTCTCCCTGCGCCACATCGCCCGAAGCCCGTCCAGCGTCGCCTCGTCGCCGAGCTCGACCAGTGAGGCGATCTCGGAACGGAGGTCCTCCAGCGGGGCCTTGAAGCTCTCGTGCACGGTCGTGTTGACACTGGTGTGCACCAGCATCGTGGAGTGCGGGTTCCCCGTCCCCCGGTAGCGGCGGGCGGCCGTGGCCAGCCAGAAGTAGAGCACCGAGTCGCGCAGCGCCCCGGCGATCTCGGGAACGAACTGCTCCAGTTCGTCCCGGCCCGGCCGGACCAGCGGGATCTCCTCGTAGGGGACCGTGCGGATCATGTCGTAGCCGTCGGGGGCGTCGTCCGGGTCCTCGCCGGCGATCGGCTGGCGCCCGAACAACACCTCGGTGCCGAAGTGACCCTCGGGCTTGGGCAGGTTGACGATGAAGTCCCTCGGGTACAGGTCCTCGCTGGAGGGGTCGATGAGCAGGTTGGCGAAGGGCGTCGCCGTGTAACCGACGTAGCCGCCGCGCGGGAAGAGGTCGATGATCTCCCGGATCAGCGGGTTGGTGGTCTTCGAGGCCACACTGGCCTGGTCCGCCTCGTCGTCGATGATCAGGGTGGGACAGTTCTTCAGGTAGTCCGGGGCCTTCTCAAGCCAGTTCTTGAGCTTGCGCAGTCTGGGGACGTTCTTCTTGACGACGCACAGCACGTGCTGGCCATTGCTCTGGGCGAAGAAGGCCGCCGGGTTGCCGTGCGGCGGCTCGAAGTCCCCGTCGGGACCGGTGAGCGCATGCCACTGGTCGACCACCTGGTCCACGAGCTGGTCCTGCAACCGCAGCTGCGTCTGACGGCGCAGGCCGTTGTGCATGCCCGCCAGGACGATGAAGAACTTGTAACCGGCGTCCGCGGCCTTGGCGATGAGCGCCGTGAAGTTGGTGGTCTTGCCGGACTGGACGTACCCGACGACGAGCCCACGGGTGGAGAACTCCTTCTCCAGCGGGTGGTCCAACATGGAGACGACCTTGGTCGACGCGTCGTCCAGACCGCGCAGGGAGGCCGCGTCCCAACCGGTACCGCCAAGCAGTCCCTGGAGGGCGGGCCAGCAGCGGTCGCCCTCCTGGGGGCCGACGTACCAGGTCCGCCGGTTGTTTCGGACGACCGATCCTGGCTGACGCCGCTCCCGGACCTCGATCGTCTCCTGCTGATGGCGTTCGCCGATGCGCCTAGCGAGCTCCTCGCTCATGCCGAAGAGTCTGATCATGCTCAACGCCTGTTCAGGCGTCTTCTGCTTGATCAGTTGCTTGAACTCCGCATACTGCCGATCGAACTCGTCCATGACGACGCCCGGCTCCCTGTCTCGCTGATTCGCCCACGCCCCACCCGTGGCATGACGGCGACAAACAGGCCCCAGCCAAGGATTGACTGGCGAAAACACTACAGGCGCGATCAACTGTGGGCGTCACGGGGCAGGTCACGGACCCGACGGCCGGAAGCCTCCCGCCGCCGCCCCGCGCGCACGGCGTTGTTCCCCATACCCTGTGCGCGTGCGCGCCGACGGGGGCACGGAGACCAGGGGGCGTTGAAACCAGGGAGGAAAGTTGACGAAGGCAGGCGTGAAGGGGGCCGAGGCCACGCCCGCGAAGGCTCCCAGCCGGGCCGACCGGGCCAGGGAGCAGAACCGCGCCGCGGGCGGCGCCGACGCCCGACTGGTCGACGTCGGGGAGGGCCGGCTCCGACAGGCCAGCGTGGTACTGACCACGTCGGCGCGGACCGGAACGGTGCGCGCCCGGCTCAGCTGGTCCGTCGACCGGCGCTCCCACAGTGTGCCGTTGGGCGTGGTCGCCCGCCGCACCCGATACGCCAATCTCCGCGAGGGGTGGCGACTCGCACGGGAGGCCGGCCTACTGACGCCGCCACCCGAGGGGGGCACGGCCTCCTGGGCCTCCTCGGAGGGCACCCGTCGCTCGATGCGGGCCAACAAGGGCAGGGACACCACTCCCGAGCTGCGACTGCGTGCCCTCGTCCACGCCGCCGGGCTCCGCTACCGGGTTTCCGCCCGTCCCCTGACCGGACTGCGGCGTACGGCGGACCTGGTGTTCACCAAGGCGAAGGTCGCGGTGTTCGTGGACGGCTGCTACTGGCACGGCTGCCCCGAGCACGGGACGACGCCGGCCGTGCACCAGGAGTTCTGGACCAGGAAGCTCAACCGGACCAAGGAGCGGGACATCGAGACGAACCGCGCCCTGCGGGAGGCCGGCTGGACCGTGGTCCGCCTCTGGGAGCACACACCGCCGGAGGTCGCGGCCGAGACGGTCGTGGCGGCCGTGGCCGCGGCACGACTGGGTTCCGCACCGCCCGAGGCGTGACCCGGCGGGTACGACGGACGAGCAGGCCTATACGTCGGGCTCACCGGACGACTGACGGGGAGGGCGGCCCTGACCTGCAACCCTGAAGGCCAGGGCCGTTTTCGCGCTCCGGGGGGGTGTACTCGTCGCCGCCGTCCTCTCCCACTGCTTCGCACCCTCGTGTGGGGCGGATGCGGGCCGCGGGGCCGGACGGCCCGTTCCCGCGACTCCGGCACAGCCGTGGAATCGGCAACTCGGAGTGACCGGTCGTGGATCCGGGCGGTAGGGCTGCGACCTCAGGGATTCAAAGTCCGTCACTCTCGCGGCATGCTATTGATCAAGCCGAGGGGCCGGGTCACGGCCCGGTACCTCGGCCGGTTCAACACCTCCAGGCAGGACCGGTGGGTCTTCGACGACCGGGAGACCGGCCGCCACCTCGCCAAGTTCGCCTGGACCAAGATCGTCAGACACCGGCCGGTCGTCAAGGGCGCGCCGGTGGACGACCCAGCCGTGACCGAGTACCGAACCTCCCGGCGACGCAGGAACAAGCCTCCGCTGAGCCCGTTCCGGCTGCGTCTGTTCCAGACGCAGCCGGGGGTGCCTGCTCTGCGGAAGCCTCCCCCTGCACACCACCCACCAGCCGCAAAGCCCTCAGGAATGAGAGCAGTGGCTGCGGGCGACCCGAACGACGGTCCACGAGAACGCGATCACCCTCAAAGCGGGCGCAGGCAGGTCTGACGGTTTTCAGGGACTTTCAGTGCTGCCCGAGGGACGTTCGAGGGACTTTCCGCCGCGTGACACGGCAAGCCCCTGAAAGATCGAAAAGGGCCTCCGACACAGGTCGGAGGCCCTTTCGGGGCAAGGCCCCTGGTACGGCGGAAGAGTCGGCCTGTACGCCGGGTTCTGTCTCCCGGGCCGCTTGCGCGAGCCGGGGAGGCGGCCATCCATCTAGGGCTGCCGTTGCCGACAGCCTCGTGCGGTCTACCCGCGGACTCGGGCGAGCAGCCCTCGGTCATCCGCGCACGGCGCCCGGGGGCGCCGATCTTGACCTTGCTCCAGGTGGGGTTTACCGAGCCGGCCGGGTCACCCCGGTCGCTGGTGGTCTCTTACACCACCGTTTCACCCTTACCCGTCGCCGAAGCGGCGGGCGGTCTGTTTTCTGTGGCACTGTCCCGCGGGTCACCCCGGGTGGGCGTTACCCACCACCCTGCTCTGTGGAGCCCGGACGTTCCTCGGCGGGTCCTGAGGACCCGTCGCGGCCGCCCGGCCGGCTCTTCCGCCGTAGTCGTCATCGTAGCCGCTCGGGCGGGGCCTCCCGTACCGCGGCCCGGGCGACGGGCGGTTCGCCGCCGAGCCGGGCGGCCACCCGGGAGGCGGTCCCGGTGGCCCAGGCGGTGGTGGTGACCAGGCCGATCGCCAGGATGACGACGCCGAGTCCGGCCACGATCCACCAGCCGACGTGGCTGGCCGGGGCGAAGCCGGTGACGACGGGGCCGACCACGGCCGAGGTGACCGCGGTGCCGATCACGGCGACGCCGAGCGACTGGCCGACCTGCCGGCTGGTCGAGGCGACGGCCGCCGCCACCCCGGCCTGGGCGCGCGGCATGCCGGAGACGGCCGCGTTGGTGATCGGCGCGTTCACCATGCCGAAGCCGAAGCCGAACAGCGCGTACGCGACCAGCAGCAGGACGGGCGGGGAGTCGGCGGCGAGCCGGGTGAGCAGCACGCCGCTGCCGGCCAGGCCGAGTCCGGCCATCACCAGCGGGCCGCGCGGGCCCCGGCTGCCGACGATCCGGCCCGAGAGCGGTGCGCAGACCAGCATCATCCCGGCCATCGGCAGCGTCCACAGCCCCGCCTCGACCGGGCTGTAGTGGCGGACGTCCTGCAGGTAGAGGGTGTTGAGGAAGAGGAAGCCGCCGAGCGCGGCGAAGGCGCAGACCGCGGTCAGGGTGGCGCCGGTGAACGGCGCGCTGCGGAAGAACCGCGGGTCGACCAGCGGCTCGGCGACCCGCCGCTCCCAGAGCGGGAAGGCCACCAGCGCGACCAGTGCGATCACGGCCAGCCCCAGGATCAGCGGGGACGTCCAGCCGTGCTCCGGGCCCTCGATGATCGCGGCGGTGCCGCAGCCGAGCAGCGCCACCATGAGCAGCTGCCCGACCGGGTCGAGCCTCCGGGCGCGGGGGGCGCGCGACTCGGGGACGTAGCGGGCGGTCAGCAGGCAGGCGAGCAGGCCGACGGGGACGTTGATCAGGAAGATCGCCGGCCAGCCCGCCGTACTCACCAGGAACCCGCCGAGCAGCGGTCCGAGCGCCATCGAGATGCCGACCACGCCGCCCCAGACACCGATCGCCCGGGCCCGTTCCCTCGGGTCGGTGAAGGTGTTGGTGATGATCGACATCGCCACCGGGTTCAGCATCGAGCCGCCGACCGCCTGCACCGCGCGGAACAGCACCAGCCACTCCAGGCTCGTCGCCAGGCTGCAGAGCAGCGAGCCGAGCACGAAGAGCAGCAGGCCGGTCTGGAACACCCGGCGGCGGCCGAACCGGTCCGCCACCGAACCGAACAGCATCAGCAGCGAGGCGAGCACCAGGGTGTAGGCGTCGATGATCCACTGCAGACCGGAGGCGGGGGCGTCCAGGTCCTTCTGGATCTCCGGGAGGGCGATGTTCACGACGGTGTTGTCGAGTCCGACGATGAACAGGCTCAGGCAGCAGATCGCCAGGATCAGCAGCCGGCGGCGCCGGTCGGGGTCGCCGAGCGGCGCCGGGTTCGGGGCGGCGGGCGGTGGGCTGGGGGAGGTCGCTTCGGCCACGGCTCGATCCTCCCACCAGCCGGGGGCTCAGACGGTGGCGAAGCGGACCGTCCGGGTGGCGGGGTCGGCGGTGGTCAGCCGGACCCGGACCAGTTCGCCGAGCGGCAGGGCGGGACCGCCTGACGCGCCGTCGGGGCTCTCGCAGCGGGCCCGGACGGCGGGTTCGCGCAGCTGGACGGTGCCGTGGCCGGGCCGCTTGCCGTCCACGTCGACGACCAGCGCGGAGAAGTCCTCGCCCTCCCGGCCGGCCAGCAGCTCGGCCTCCACCAGGTCCACGCAGGCCCGCTCGACCTCACTCGAACGGCGGTCCCCGGCCGCCATCAGCGCCGGGATCCCGGACAGCGCCTCGCGCGCCCAGGCCGGCACCTCCTCCCCCGCCGCGACCGCCGCGCAGACCTCCTGGGCGAAGCGGTCGCCCAGCCGGCGCAGCGGCGCGGTGCAGTGCGCGTACGGCGCGGCCAGCGCGGCGTGCACCGGGTCGGCCGGCGCGGGCACGCCGCCGCTCTCGTCGAAGGCGGCGTACCCGGCGCCGCGCAGCAGGCCGGTGCACTCGTCGAGGAACGCCGCGTGCAGCGGCTTCTCCGGGTCGAGGGAGCGGATCAGGTCGGGGTACGGGAGGCCGGCCGGCCAGTCCACGTCCAGCGCGCGGGCGGTGCGGCGCAGCCGCTCGTACGCGGCGGGCGGGGCGGCGGGCAGGGTGCGGAGCAGGCCGATGCCCGCGTCCAGCATCAGTTCGGCCGCGGCCATGCCGGTGAGCAGCGAGATCTGGGCGTTCCAGCCGTCGGCGGGGGTGGGCGCGCGGTAGCCGAGCAGGTAGCCGCGCGGGGTCTCCTCGATCTCCTGTTCGGGGACGGGCAGGCTGATCCCGCCGCGGTCGCGCTCCCGTTCCTCGCGGAGCCGGCCGACGGTGGCGAGCAGGCCGAGCTGTTCGTCGGCGCCGTCGGCGTCCACCGCGCGCTGGACGGCCGCGTAGTCGAGCCGTCGCTGCGAGCGGACCACCGCGCGCCGCAGGTCGGCCAGGACGACGGCGCCGTCCTCGTCCAGGTCGAGCTGCCAGAGCAGCGCGGGGCGGGGCTCACCGGGCAGCAGGCTGGCCGCGTCCTCGGAGAGCCGGGTCGGGTGCAGCGGGACGCGCCGGTCGGGGAAGTAGAGGGTCTGCACCCGGCGGCGGGCCTCCTCGTCGATCGCCCCGCCCGGGCGGACGAAGGCGGCGACGTCGGCGATGGCGTAGTGCACCCGGTAGCCGCCGCCGGGGCGGTGGGAGAGGTGCATCGCCTGGTCGAGGTCGCGGGAGCCGGGCGGGTCGACGGTGAACAGCGGCAGGGCGGTCGCGTCGTACTCGGGCAGGCGCGGGCGTTCGGCGGCCTGTTCGGCCTCCGTCAACACGGCCTCGGGCCACTCGGTGCGGATCTCCAGGTGGGTCCGCAACTCGGCCAGTTCGTCGTTGATCCGGGCCGAGTCCGCGGCCTTGACGTGCAGTTTTCGGCGGGGCATGGGGGCAGCGTAGGACCGGCCGGGTGGTTCCGGCCGGACGTCGGCGGCGGGCGGCGCGCCGACGCCCGGCGGCTCCCGGGGCGGGGCCCGCCGGGCCGGGGCGGGGCGGCCGGGGGTGGCTGGGGGTGGCCGCCCCGGGCGGGCGGTGTGAGGAGTCGTAGCGTGGGAGGCGCTGATGATCGGCGGCGAAGGGGGTCGGGCGATGCGAGCGGTACGGGCCGTGGGGACGGCGGTGGCCGGGGTGCTGGCGGGGACGGGGGCGCTGCACGCGCTGTGGACGGTGACGCCGTGGCCGCTGCGGACCCC from Kitasatospora sp. NBC_00458 includes:
- a CDS encoding DNA cytosine methyltransferase, producing the protein MVFLMPQLLPSAIDELYAEHLGETPEALAGRAAVAHPSMYYAATGGSRLPADRLAVLRSAIVAKATENGYPQASSRPPSRRDAARFDMDVAQILYQEAGIMPAEALSPQLWAFLSLVVMPDVAAWRFPGFNPRRVTGRDITRHVFGRLWWRAHLVGGERLDREDLFDALAVLGEEAFDQVFARRTSIGASAHLVCGILRVWQEFDIPEEEEVADRTVFRDFLKRILRLRAFVSFDALGEEDLDDELRALVAESLRATTGVAEGAGRRDAPVVPATVPGPRPAAGGPAVAASSDAASSDGRRPTAIDLCAGVGGLALGLEQAGFDIAAAVEIDKDSCDTLRINRPAWRVMTGDLASVDPGDPVLGTGADLLVCGLPRSPYTSAGRQRATSDPRDALEGALRLARAVRPRILVLENIPDFKEKPKFEDARSMLLELVEEFGFELDWGELQAVHFNVPQNRVHVFAAAMSAADMKRFSWPGPLEGRRPTLGETLLPSMASGGWPHAEEWAAQAGVPAPLIVGGATGRGGADLGPSRTKAMWARLGVYGGSLGDGPPGPDFVLDHDAPPNQGLLRLTLEQVALLQGLPSDWKVQGLKTSVYRQISQAVPPVMARALGRSLLNVLEGVR
- a CDS encoding very short patch repair endonuclease; translated protein: MTKAGVKGAEATPAKAPSRADRAREQNRAAGGADARLVDVGEGRLRQASVVLTTSARTGTVRARLSWSVDRRSHSVPLGVVARRTRYANLREGWRLAREAGLLTPPPEGGTASWASSEGTRRSMRANKGRDTTPELRLRALVHAAGLRYRVSARPLTGLRRTADLVFTKAKVAVFVDGCYWHGCPEHGTTPAVHQEFWTRKLNRTKERDIETNRALREAGWTVVRLWEHTPPEVAAETVVAAVAAARLGSAPPEA
- a CDS encoding Z1 domain-containing protein yields the protein MDEFDRQYAEFKQLIKQKTPEQALSMIRLFGMSEELARRIGERHQQETIEVRERRQPGSVVRNNRRTWYVGPQEGDRCWPALQGLLGGTGWDAASLRGLDDASTKVVSMLDHPLEKEFSTRGLVVGYVQSGKTTNFTALIAKAADAGYKFFIVLAGMHNGLRRQTQLRLQDQLVDQVVDQWHALTGPDGDFEPPHGNPAAFFAQSNGQHVLCVVKKNVPRLRKLKNWLEKAPDYLKNCPTLIIDDEADQASVASKTTNPLIREIIDLFPRGGYVGYTATPFANLLIDPSSEDLYPRDFIVNLPKPEGHFGTEVLFGRQPIAGEDPDDAPDGYDMIRTVPYEEIPLVRPGRDELEQFVPEIAGALRDSVLYFWLATAARRYRGTGNPHSTMLVHTSVNTTVHESFKAPLEDLRSEIASLVELGDEATLDGLRAMWRRETGRVAADEFGEEATSFDGLLKHLPAVLADCRVILDNSTSVERLDYESGPVTAIAVGGNTLSRGLTLEGLVVSYFVRGASTYDTLLQMGRWFGFRKGYADLPRVWMTDDLRDWFRHIATVESEMRRDIDRYLVEDETPLTFAVRLRSHPALRITAATKMRDAIRASSSYGGQRVQTRYFHAHDAEWLRGNQNAARDLLDDALRLDGARHEDLAARGRPGRHLLRNVSHASVLRFLDSYRFHEKSIDCDTRLIREYIERRTRTGNGGSLRRWNVAVVGNAPTGSADTRYEFVPGVAVDRIVRAKQKTGDPAAADIKTLMNPIDAGVDLDLEKWVGQKITEDMLKQARQAQSPDTGLLVLYPIDRTSPTRRKERLPLDAVEHVIGVGMVFPVPRGEDTRVEWFSADLSGVVPDDDLDALPEEDLAAALYEEQL
- a CDS encoding PD-(D/E)XK motif protein, which encodes MTSGRGLQDLLEEHWAALGGAASGRADVVRTSALPVDTDFGRLLAAVDGHGFRHLLIPLQRRQTITGGAVGAALRIFERPLQDDESYGRYADITCSLRELDDVFTGLCRDVLVALEADGERPYRTALAVVDRWRRLFAGGPRALTQEQLVGLYGELTVLSRMLEADPGATRYWAGPEGGRHDFTDGRHAVEVKSTAGTSERRLVQVHGLDQLEEPAGGDLLLGWHRFEDHPDGPSLPELVQRVRDLCDDQHELLSKLMRAGYRPVVGDHQYERRLRPVESRWYRVDERFPRMTPTSVVGGVPAGVSDVAYTVDLGGVQTEPLAEAEVDHLLARVGGPL